The Streptomyces albofaciens JCM 4342 genome has a segment encoding these proteins:
- the ccrA gene encoding crotonyl-CoA carboxylase/reductase produces MNQILDAILAPESTSEDFAALPLPDSYRAVTVHKDEADMFDGLPAKEKDPRKSLHVEEVPVPELGPGEALVAVMASSVNYNSVWTSIFEPMSTFGFLERYGRLSPLAKRHDLPYHVIGSDLAGVVLRTGPGVNSWKPGDEVVAHCLSVELESADGHNDTMLDPEQRIWGFETNFGGLAEIALVKSNQLMPKPGHLSWEEAAAPGLVNSTAYRQLVSRNGAGMKQGDNVLIWGASGGLGSYATQFALAGGANPICVVSSDQKAEICRKMGAEAIIDRNAEGYRFWKDERTQDPKEWKRFGKRIRELTGGEDVDIVFEHPGRETFGASVYVTRKGGTIVTCASTSGYTHEYDNRYLWMSLKRIVGSHFANYREAWEANRLIAKGKIHPTLSKTYSLEETGQAAYDVHRNLHQGKVGVLALAPEEGMGVRDAEMRAKHLDAINRFRNV; encoded by the coding sequence GTGAACCAGATACTTGACGCGATCCTCGCGCCAGAGAGCACCAGCGAAGACTTCGCCGCTCTGCCCCTGCCCGACTCCTACCGCGCGGTGACCGTGCACAAGGACGAGGCCGACATGTTCGACGGCCTGCCCGCCAAGGAGAAGGACCCCCGCAAGTCGCTGCACGTCGAGGAGGTGCCGGTGCCCGAACTGGGCCCCGGCGAGGCCCTGGTGGCCGTCATGGCCTCCTCGGTGAACTACAACAGCGTCTGGACCTCGATCTTCGAGCCGATGTCCACCTTCGGGTTCCTGGAGCGCTACGGCAGGCTGTCGCCGCTGGCCAAGCGGCACGACCTGCCGTACCACGTGATCGGTTCCGACCTGGCGGGCGTCGTGCTGCGCACCGGGCCCGGCGTGAACTCCTGGAAGCCCGGCGACGAGGTCGTCGCGCACTGCCTGTCCGTCGAGCTGGAGTCCGCCGACGGGCACAACGACACGATGCTCGACCCCGAGCAGCGCATCTGGGGCTTCGAGACCAACTTCGGCGGCCTGGCCGAGATCGCGCTCGTCAAGTCCAACCAGCTGATGCCCAAGCCGGGGCACCTGAGCTGGGAGGAGGCGGCGGCGCCCGGGCTGGTCAACTCCACCGCGTACCGCCAGCTGGTCTCCCGCAACGGCGCCGGGATGAAGCAGGGCGACAACGTGCTGATCTGGGGCGCCAGCGGCGGACTCGGCTCGTACGCCACGCAGTTCGCGCTGGCCGGCGGCGCCAACCCGATCTGTGTGGTCTCCAGTGACCAGAAGGCGGAGATCTGCCGGAAGATGGGCGCCGAGGCGATCATCGACCGGAACGCCGAGGGCTACAGGTTCTGGAAGGACGAGCGCACCCAGGACCCCAAGGAGTGGAAGCGCTTCGGCAAGCGCATCCGCGAACTGACCGGCGGGGAGGACGTGGACATCGTCTTCGAGCACCCGGGGCGCGAGACGTTCGGCGCGAGCGTGTACGTCACGCGCAAGGGCGGCACCATCGTCACCTGCGCCTCCACCTCCGGGTACACCCACGAGTACGACAACCGCTACCTGTGGATGTCGCTCAAGCGCATCGTCGGCTCGCACTTCGCCAACTACCGCGAGGCGTGGGAGGCCAACCGCCTGATCGCCAAGGGCAAGATCCACCCGACGCTGTCGAAGACGTACTCCCTGGAGGAGACCGGGCAGGCCGCCTACGACGTGCATCGCAACCTCCACCAGGGCAAGGTCGGCGTCCTCGCGCTGGCGCCCGAGGAGGGCATGGGCGTGCGCGACGCGGAGATGCGGGCGAAGCACCTCGACGCCATCAACCGCTTCCGGAACGTCTGA
- a CDS encoding protein meaA, producing MTERHKDRPWLMRTYAGHSTAEASNALYRRNLAKGQTGLSVAFDLPTQTGYDPDHVLARGEVGRVGVPVSHLGDMRRLFQDIPLEQMNTSMTINATAMWLLALYEVVAEEQGADIGKLSGTTQNDIVKEYLSRGTHVFPPGPSLRLTTDMIAYTVAHIPKWNPINICSYHLQEAGATPVQEIAYAMSTAVAVLDAVRDSGQVPPEKFGDVVARISFFVNAGVRFIEEMCKMRAFGRIWEQVTRERYGVENPKQRRFRYGVQVNSLGLTEAQPENNVQRIVLEMLAVTLSKDARARAVQLPAWNEALGLPRPWDQQWSLRIQQVLAHESDLLEYEDIFAGSHVIEAKVEELVRGSLAEMDRIADMGGVMAAVESGYLKSQLVSSHAERRARIEAGEEKIVGVNCYQSTEPNPLTADLDTAVMTVDPDNEAGVVRALHAWRDNRDEGRAQEALSALKKAAAGDTNLFAATLECARAGVTTGEWAWALRDVFGEFRAPTGVSGAPLAVTAEAGTPLAAVRAKVERTAADLGGGRLRLLVGKPGLDGHSNGAEQIAVRARDAGFEVVYQGIRLTPEQIVTAAVAEDVHCVGLSILSGSHAELVPDVLARLRRSGAPDIPVIVGGIIPAADAAALREAGVAAVFTPKDFGITEIIGRIVDEIRTANKLDPLEVPA from the coding sequence ATGACCGAACGTCACAAGGATCGTCCGTGGCTGATGCGGACCTACGCCGGGCACTCCACCGCCGAGGCGTCCAACGCGCTCTACCGGCGCAACCTCGCCAAGGGCCAGACGGGCCTGTCGGTCGCCTTCGACCTGCCGACGCAGACCGGTTACGACCCGGACCACGTCCTCGCCCGCGGCGAGGTCGGCCGGGTCGGGGTCCCCGTCTCCCACCTCGGTGACATGCGGCGGCTGTTCCAGGACATCCCCCTGGAGCAGATGAACACCTCGATGACCATCAACGCCACGGCCATGTGGCTGCTGGCGCTCTACGAGGTCGTCGCCGAGGAGCAGGGCGCCGACATCGGCAAGCTGTCGGGCACCACGCAGAACGACATCGTCAAGGAGTACCTCTCGCGCGGGACGCACGTCTTCCCGCCGGGGCCGAGCCTGCGGCTGACCACCGACATGATCGCGTACACGGTGGCGCACATCCCCAAGTGGAACCCGATCAACATCTGCAGCTACCACCTCCAGGAGGCCGGGGCCACACCGGTGCAGGAGATCGCGTACGCGATGAGCACCGCGGTCGCCGTGCTCGACGCCGTACGGGACTCGGGGCAGGTGCCGCCGGAGAAGTTCGGTGACGTCGTCGCGCGGATCTCGTTCTTCGTCAACGCCGGCGTCCGGTTCATCGAGGAGATGTGCAAGATGCGCGCCTTCGGCCGCATCTGGGAGCAGGTCACCCGGGAGCGGTACGGCGTCGAGAACCCCAAGCAGCGCCGCTTCCGGTACGGCGTCCAGGTCAACTCGCTCGGCCTGACGGAGGCGCAGCCGGAGAACAACGTCCAGCGGATCGTGCTGGAGATGCTGGCGGTCACCCTGTCCAAGGACGCCCGCGCCCGCGCCGTGCAGCTCCCGGCCTGGAACGAGGCGCTGGGGCTGCCGCGGCCGTGGGACCAGCAGTGGTCGCTGCGCATCCAGCAGGTGCTGGCCCACGAGTCGGACCTGCTGGAGTACGAGGACATCTTCGCCGGGTCGCACGTCATCGAGGCCAAGGTCGAGGAGCTGGTCCGGGGCAGCCTGGCGGAGATGGACCGCATCGCGGACATGGGCGGGGTGATGGCCGCCGTCGAGTCCGGCTACCTGAAGTCGCAGCTGGTCTCCTCGCACGCGGAGCGGCGGGCCCGGATCGAGGCGGGCGAGGAGAAGATCGTCGGCGTCAACTGCTACCAGTCGACCGAGCCGAACCCGCTCACCGCCGACCTGGACACCGCCGTCATGACCGTCGACCCGGACAACGAGGCGGGCGTGGTGCGGGCGCTGCACGCGTGGCGGGACAACCGCGACGAGGGCCGCGCGCAGGAGGCGCTGTCGGCGCTGAAGAAGGCCGCGGCGGGCGACACGAACCTGTTCGCCGCGACCCTGGAATGCGCCCGCGCGGGGGTCACGACCGGCGAGTGGGCCTGGGCCCTGCGCGACGTCTTCGGCGAGTTCCGGGCGCCGACCGGCGTCTCCGGCGCGCCGCTCGCGGTCACCGCCGAGGCGGGCACCCCGCTCGCCGCGGTCCGCGCCAAGGTCGAGCGCACCGCCGCCGACCTGGGCGGCGGCCGGCTGCGCCTGCTGGTCGGCAAGCCCGGCCTGGACGGGCACAGCAACGGCGCGGAGCAGATCGCCGTACGGGCCAGGGACGCCGGCTTCGAGGTGGTCTACCAGGGCATCCGGCTGACCCCGGAGCAGATCGTCACGGCGGCGGTCGCCGAGGACGTGCACTGCGTGGGCCTGTCGATCCTGTCCGGCTCGCACGCCGAGCTGGTGCCGGACGTGCTGGCGCGGCTGCGCCGCAGCGGCGCTCCGGACATTCCCGTCATCGTGGGCGGCATCATCCCCGCCGCCGACGCGGCGGCCCTCCGGGAAGCCGGAGTGGCGGCCGTCTTCACCCCGAAGGACTTCGGTATCACGGAGATCATCGGCCGTATCGTCGACGAGATCCGTACCGCGAACAAGCTCGACCCTCTGGAGGTCCCCGCATGA
- a CDS encoding HpcH/HpaI aldolase/citrate lyase family protein — MTQPSPATTPAPAPGVDRLRPRRSCLAVPGSNPRFLEKAQGLPADQVFLDLEDACAPLAKPGARHNIVDALNTGDWTGKTRVVRVNDWTTEWTYRDVITVVEGAGQNLDCIMLPKVQDAQQVVALDLLLSQIEKTMGFEAGRIGIEAQIENAKGLVNVDAIAAASPRLETIIFGPADFMASINMKTLVVGEQPPGYGADAYHYILMRILMAARANDLQAIDGPYLQIKNVDGYKEVAGRAAALGFDGKWVLHPGQVEAANEVFSPTQEDYDHAELILDAYAWHTSEAGGKKGSAMLGDEMIDEASRKMALVVAGKGRAAGLTRTSKFEAPEA, encoded by the coding sequence ATGACCCAGCCGTCGCCCGCCACCACGCCGGCTCCCGCCCCCGGTGTCGACCGCCTGCGCCCGCGCCGCTCCTGCCTCGCCGTGCCGGGCAGCAACCCGCGCTTCCTGGAGAAGGCCCAGGGCCTCCCCGCCGACCAGGTCTTCCTGGACCTGGAGGACGCCTGCGCGCCGCTGGCGAAGCCGGGCGCGCGGCACAACATCGTCGACGCGCTGAACACCGGCGACTGGACCGGCAAGACGCGTGTCGTGCGGGTCAACGACTGGACCACCGAGTGGACCTACCGGGACGTCATCACCGTCGTCGAGGGCGCGGGCCAGAACCTCGACTGCATCATGCTGCCGAAGGTGCAGGACGCCCAGCAGGTCGTGGCGCTGGACCTGCTGCTGAGCCAGATCGAGAAGACCATGGGCTTCGAGGCGGGCCGGATCGGCATCGAGGCGCAGATCGAGAACGCCAAGGGCCTGGTGAACGTGGACGCCATCGCCGCCGCGTCGCCGCGCCTGGAGACCATCATCTTCGGCCCGGCCGACTTCATGGCCTCCATCAACATGAAGACGCTGGTCGTGGGCGAGCAGCCGCCCGGGTACGGCGCGGACGCCTACCACTACATCCTCATGCGCATCCTGATGGCGGCCCGCGCCAACGACCTCCAGGCGATCGACGGCCCCTACCTCCAGATCAAGAACGTGGACGGCTACAAGGAGGTCGCCGGGCGCGCCGCGGCGCTGGGCTTCGACGGCAAGTGGGTGCTGCACCCGGGCCAGGTCGAGGCCGCCAACGAGGTGTTCTCGCCCACGCAGGAGGACTACGACCACGCGGAGCTGATCCTGGACGCGTACGCGTGGCACACCTCCGAGGCGGGCGGGAAGAAGGGCTCCGCGATGCTCGGTGACGAAATGATCGACGAGGCCAGCCGCAAGATGGCGCTCGTCGTCGCCGGAAAGGGCCGCGCCGCCGGCCTGACCCGTACCTCGAAGTTCGAAGCCCCGGAGGCGTGA
- a CDS encoding MaoC family dehydratase: MQFGRTYEEFTVGDVYKHWPGKTVTEYDDHLFCLLTMNHHPLHMDSNYAERTTDFGKNVVVGNYIYSLLLGMSVPDVSGKAIANLEIESLKHVAPTFHGDTLYGETTVLDKTPSKSKSDRGIVYVETKGYKQDGTLVCVFRRKVMVPTATYVKERGGEQPGRPELREPARKEK; encoded by the coding sequence ATGCAGTTCGGCCGTACCTATGAGGAATTCACCGTCGGGGACGTCTACAAGCACTGGCCGGGAAAGACGGTCACGGAATACGACGACCACCTCTTCTGTCTGCTGACCATGAATCACCATCCGCTGCACATGGACAGCAACTACGCGGAGCGGACCACGGACTTCGGGAAGAATGTCGTCGTCGGGAACTACATCTACTCGCTGCTGCTGGGGATGTCGGTGCCGGACGTTTCGGGCAAGGCGATCGCGAATCTCGAAATCGAGTCGCTGAAGCATGTCGCGCCCACGTTCCACGGGGACACCCTCTACGGCGAGACGACGGTGCTGGACAAGACGCCGTCGAAGTCCAAGAGCGACCGCGGGATCGTGTACGTGGAGACCAAGGGCTACAAGCAGGACGGCACCCTGGTGTGTGTCTTCCGGCGCAAGGTCATGGTGCCCACGGCCACGTACGTCAAGGAGCGCGGCGGGGAGCAGCCGGGCCGCCCGGAGCTGCGGGAACCGGCCCGGAAGGAGAAGTGA
- a CDS encoding acyl-CoA dehydrogenase family protein produces MSGRLAQTEGLTDIQREILSTVRDFVDKEILPVATELEHRDEYPTRIVEGLKELGVFGLMIPEEYGGLGESLLTYALTVEEIARGWMSVSGIINTHFIVAYMLKQHGTREQKEYFLPKMAAGEIRGAFSMSEPGLGSDVSAITSKGVRDGGDGGDFVLTGQKMWLTNGGSSTLVAVLCRTDEGHPEGTAPHKSMTTFLVEKEAGFGEVRPGLTIPGKIDKMGYKGVDTTELIMDGLRVPADRVLGGETGRGFYHMMDGVEVGRVNVAARGCGVAQRAFELGVSYAQQRHTFGRPIAQHQAIQFKLAEMATKVEAAHAMMVNAARKKDSGQRNDLEAGMAKYLASEYCKEVVEDAFRIHGGYGFSKEYEIERLYREAPMLLIGEGTAEIQKMIIGRRLLEEYRIQG; encoded by the coding sequence ATGAGCGGACGCCTCGCGCAGACCGAGGGCCTGACGGACATCCAGCGGGAAATCCTCTCGACGGTCCGTGACTTCGTCGACAAGGAGATTCTGCCGGTCGCCACCGAGCTGGAGCACCGCGACGAGTACCCGACGCGGATAGTCGAGGGGCTGAAGGAACTCGGCGTCTTCGGGCTGATGATTCCGGAGGAGTACGGCGGGCTCGGCGAGTCGCTGCTGACGTACGCGCTGACGGTGGAGGAGATCGCCCGCGGCTGGATGAGCGTGTCGGGCATCATCAACACCCACTTCATCGTGGCGTACATGCTCAAGCAGCACGGAACGCGGGAGCAGAAGGAGTACTTCCTGCCGAAGATGGCGGCCGGTGAGATCCGCGGCGCCTTCTCGATGTCGGAGCCGGGGCTCGGTTCGGACGTCTCGGCCATCACGTCCAAGGGCGTGCGGGACGGCGGAGACGGCGGGGATTTCGTACTGACCGGTCAGAAGATGTGGCTGACCAACGGCGGTTCGTCAACTCTGGTCGCGGTGCTGTGCCGTACGGACGAGGGCCATCCGGAGGGCACCGCGCCGCACAAGTCGATGACCACCTTCCTCGTGGAGAAGGAGGCCGGGTTCGGCGAGGTGCGGCCGGGGCTGACCATCCCCGGCAAGATCGACAAGATGGGCTACAAGGGCGTCGACACCACCGAGCTGATCATGGACGGGCTGCGCGTCCCCGCCGACCGGGTCCTCGGCGGCGAGACCGGACGTGGCTTCTATCACATGATGGACGGCGTCGAGGTCGGGCGGGTGAACGTGGCCGCGCGGGGCTGCGGGGTCGCGCAGCGCGCCTTCGAGCTGGGCGTTTCGTACGCGCAGCAGCGGCACACGTTCGGCAGGCCGATCGCCCAGCACCAGGCGATTCAGTTCAAACTTGCCGAAATGGCGACAAAGGTGGAAGCGGCCCATGCGATGATGGTCAACGCCGCACGCAAAAAGGACTCCGGGCAGCGAAACGACCTGGAGGCGGGCATGGCCAAGTACCTGGCCTCCGAGTACTGCAAGGAGGTGGTGGAGGACGCGTTCCGCATCCACGGCGGCTACGGCTTCTCGAAGGAGTACGAGATCGAGCGCCTCTACCGGGAGGCACCGATGCTCCTCATCGGTGAAGGAACCGCCGAGATCCAGAAAATGATCATCGGCCGGCGACTACTGGAGGAGTACCGAATCCAGGGGTGA
- a CDS encoding phosphatidylserine decarboxylase, with translation MPHSQSSAQRGRVRLARGASPWLLPTVATAAVSLARSRRSGRWAAAAVPATALAAGMLWFFRDPEREIAQGRVISPADGVVQSIMPWKDGRTRVAIFMSPLNVHVNRAPLAGTVTSVEHIPGGFVPAFNKESENNERVVWHFDTELGDVEMVQIAGAVARRIVPYVPQGTKVEQGERIGLIRFGSRVDVYLPAGVEAAVEVGQATTAGVTRLDRD, from the coding sequence ATGCCCCACAGCCAATCCTCTGCACAACGCGGTCGCGTCCGCCTCGCGCGCGGAGCGTCGCCGTGGCTCCTGCCGACCGTCGCGACGGCCGCGGTCAGCCTGGCCCGTTCCCGTCGCTCGGGACGCTGGGCTGCCGCCGCCGTGCCCGCCACCGCCCTGGCGGCGGGCATGCTGTGGTTTTTCCGCGACCCTGAGCGCGAGATCGCTCAGGGCCGGGTCATCTCCCCGGCCGACGGCGTGGTGCAGAGCATCATGCCGTGGAAGGACGGACGCACCCGCGTCGCGATCTTCATGAGCCCGCTGAACGTCCACGTCAACCGCGCGCCGCTGGCCGGCACGGTGACGTCCGTGGAGCACATCCCCGGCGGGTTCGTCCCGGCGTTCAACAAGGAGAGCGAGAACAACGAGCGGGTGGTCTGGCACTTCGACACCGAGCTCGGCGACGTCGAGATGGTGCAGATCGCCGGTGCCGTGGCCCGCCGGATCGTCCCGTACGTCCCCCAGGGCACGAAGGTGGAGCAGGGCGAGCGCATCGGCCTGATCCGCTTCGGGTCGCGCGTCGACGTCTACCTCCCGGCGGGTGTCGAGGCCGCGGTCGAGGTCGGCCAGGCCACCACCGCGGGGGTGACTCGCCTTGACCGTGATTGA
- the pssA gene encoding CDP-diacylglycerol--serine O-phosphatidyltransferase — protein sequence MTVIDPDTQPGWVADVDEEDVADDMPLSTRLSIADTLTLGNAICGFMAVYFTTTGVLIPHLTGNEDGGMARHSAAMAVILMLLASIFDLFDGLVARKLRASAMGAELDNLSDLISFGLAPAYFVVTWGMVAPDSHQRVSVVAAVVVLLAVVLRLARFSCVTLRDGIFQGMPSPFGALTVVAIVLLELPFVPTLLAIIGVAWLMVSRVEYPKPRGRLAVAMLSWIVLSMGMLAAWALDAPGGQTLLQTGCSLQIVLGAMIPVFATARRVNTFRDNRREARSAQVQQIQ from the coding sequence TTGACCGTGATTGATCCCGACACCCAGCCCGGCTGGGTCGCGGACGTCGACGAGGAGGACGTGGCCGACGACATGCCGCTGTCCACGCGGCTGTCGATCGCGGACACCCTCACCCTGGGCAACGCGATCTGCGGCTTCATGGCCGTCTACTTCACCACCACCGGCGTCCTGATCCCGCACCTGACGGGCAACGAGGACGGCGGGATGGCGCGGCACAGCGCCGCCATGGCGGTGATCCTGATGCTGCTGGCCTCCATCTTCGACCTGTTCGACGGGCTCGTCGCGCGCAAGCTGCGCGCCTCGGCGATGGGGGCCGAGCTCGACAACCTCTCCGACCTGATCAGCTTCGGGCTGGCGCCGGCGTACTTCGTCGTCACCTGGGGCATGGTCGCCCCGGACTCCCACCAGCGGGTCTCGGTGGTCGCGGCGGTGGTGGTGCTGCTGGCGGTGGTGCTGCGGCTGGCCCGGTTCTCCTGCGTGACGCTGCGGGACGGCATCTTCCAGGGCATGCCGAGTCCGTTCGGCGCCCTGACCGTCGTCGCGATCGTTCTGCTGGAGCTGCCCTTCGTACCGACGCTGCTGGCGATCATCGGTGTGGCCTGGCTGATGGTGAGCCGGGTCGAGTACCCGAAGCCGCGGGGACGGCTCGCGGTGGCGATGCTCAGCTGGATCGTGCTGAGCATGGGCATGCTGGCGGCCTGGGCGCTGGACGCCCCCGGCGGCCAGACCCTCCTGCAGACCGGCTGCTCCCTCCAGATCGTGCTGGGCGCGATGATCCCGGTCTTCGCGACGGCCCGCCGGGTCAACACCTTCCGCGACAACCGCCGCGAGGCGCGCAGCGCGCAGGTGCAGCAGATCCAGTAG
- a CDS encoding glycerate kinase, which produces MLVAADKFKGSLTAVEVAGHVTAGLRRAVPGLAVESVPVADGGDGTVAAALAAGFARYEVRVTGPVGDPVTATFALHEDGTAVIEMAEASGLQHLPEGRFAPLTATTYGTGELLRAALDAGAGRIVLGVGGSATTDGGAGMLAALGARFLDAAGAPLAPGGGPLRDLATADLTGLDPRLAGTEVVLAGDVDNPLTGPKGAPAVYGPQKGASEQDVAALDAALAHYAKVLETAVGPRAAECALAPGAGAAGGIGYGALVGLGAAFRPGIDVMLEVLGFAPALARATFVVTGEGSLDEQTLHGKAPAGVAAAARAAGLDVVAVCGRLALPAEALGRAGIRRAYPLTDLEPDPARCMAEAGPLLERAAEALARDFLR; this is translated from the coding sequence GTGCTGGTCGCCGCGGACAAATTCAAGGGTTCGCTCACCGCCGTCGAGGTCGCCGGACACGTCACGGCCGGGCTGCGCCGGGCCGTCCCCGGCCTCGCGGTGGAGTCCGTCCCGGTCGCGGACGGCGGCGACGGCACGGTCGCGGCCGCCCTGGCGGCGGGCTTCGCCCGGTACGAGGTCCGGGTCACCGGCCCCGTCGGCGACCCGGTGACGGCCACCTTCGCGCTCCACGAGGACGGCACGGCCGTGATCGAGATGGCGGAGGCGTCCGGCCTCCAGCACCTGCCGGAGGGGCGCTTCGCACCGCTCACGGCCACCACGTACGGCACCGGCGAGCTGCTGCGCGCGGCGCTGGACGCGGGCGCCGGCCGGATCGTCCTCGGCGTCGGCGGCAGCGCCACGACCGACGGCGGCGCGGGCATGCTCGCCGCGCTCGGCGCCCGCTTCCTGGACGCCGCGGGCGCCCCGCTCGCACCGGGCGGCGGCCCGCTGCGCGACCTGGCCACCGCCGATCTGACGGGCCTGGACCCCCGGCTCGCCGGTACGGAGGTGGTGCTCGCCGGCGACGTGGACAACCCGCTCACCGGGCCCAAGGGCGCGCCCGCCGTCTACGGGCCGCAGAAGGGCGCGAGCGAGCAGGACGTCGCGGCGCTGGACGCGGCCCTCGCCCACTACGCCAAGGTCCTGGAGACCGCGGTGGGGCCCCGCGCCGCCGAGTGCGCCCTCGCGCCCGGCGCGGGCGCGGCGGGCGGCATCGGCTACGGCGCCCTGGTCGGCCTGGGCGCCGCCTTCCGGCCGGGCATCGACGTGATGCTGGAGGTGCTGGGCTTCGCCCCGGCCCTGGCCCGCGCCACCTTCGTCGTCACCGGAGAGGGCTCGCTGGACGAGCAGACCCTGCACGGCAAGGCACCGGCCGGTGTCGCGGCGGCGGCCCGTGCCGCGGGCCTGGACGTGGTGGCGGTCTGCGGGCGCCTGGCCCTGCCGGCCGAGGCGCTGGGCCGGGCCGGCATCCGCCGCGCCTACCCGCTGACCGACCTGGAGCCGGACCCGGCACGCTGCATGGCCGAGGCCGGACCGCTCCTGGAGCGCGCCGCGGAGGCCCTGGCGCGGGATTTCCTGCGGTGA
- a CDS encoding BCCT family transporter, whose translation MSVQTSEEPTPHSGPGGAEHDPPPDLVLVGVGVAAVLAVVAWAALGKKNFESVTDSALNWVLGNFGWLFVVAADVFLVLCVLIAVSRFGRVRLGTDDAEPEFGNLAWIAMMFSAGMGIGLMFYGVGEPLQHYVSPPPASGVTPHTGAAARTALEYSFFHWTLTPWAIYGIAGLALAYAGFRKGRSNRLSSAFVPLIGERRAGGRLGHLIDLLAVFATVFGTATSLGLGALQVSKGLNITTGTADSTTVQLVIIVALSAAFVASAFSGLHKGVKWLSTLNIVLAALLMLFVFVLGPTVYVLDSIPASVGGYLADLLPMASRTGAFTDADWLGVWTVFYWAWWLSWAPFVGTFIARISHGRTVREFLIGVLLVPSGATMVWFCVLGGSAIRLDAGGVADLAQHAKDAEASLFGMLDALPAGAVTSWVAMILVMTYFITSADSASLVMGSLTSRGALHPRTWLVVTWGVLMAAVAAVLLVAGGLGALQTATILVALPFVFVMLALCWALLKELREDPGAGPARHPALHGLRDAVRTIVGEEITDRGRTRHPRLRRAADAKRSGEDTDPPGP comes from the coding sequence ATGAGCGTGCAGACTTCCGAGGAACCGACGCCGCATTCCGGGCCCGGCGGCGCGGAGCACGATCCGCCGCCCGATCTCGTTCTGGTCGGCGTCGGCGTGGCCGCGGTGCTCGCGGTGGTCGCCTGGGCGGCACTGGGCAAAAAGAATTTCGAATCCGTCACCGATTCCGCGCTGAACTGGGTGCTGGGGAATTTCGGCTGGCTGTTCGTGGTGGCGGCGGATGTCTTTCTCGTGCTGTGCGTCCTCATCGCCGTCAGCCGATTCGGCCGGGTCCGGCTCGGCACGGACGACGCGGAGCCGGAATTCGGCAATCTGGCGTGGATCGCGATGATGTTCAGCGCCGGAATGGGAATCGGCCTGATGTTCTACGGCGTGGGCGAGCCCCTCCAGCACTACGTCTCCCCGCCGCCCGCCAGCGGCGTCACTCCGCACACCGGCGCCGCGGCCCGTACCGCGCTGGAGTACTCGTTCTTCCACTGGACCCTGACCCCGTGGGCCATCTACGGCATCGCGGGCCTGGCCCTGGCCTACGCGGGTTTCCGCAAGGGCCGCAGCAACCGGCTCAGCTCCGCCTTCGTCCCGCTGATCGGCGAGCGGCGGGCCGGCGGACGCCTGGGGCACCTGATCGACCTGCTGGCCGTCTTCGCGACCGTCTTCGGTACGGCCACCAGCCTGGGCCTGGGCGCCCTTCAGGTCAGCAAGGGGCTCAACATCACCACGGGCACGGCGGACAGCACGACGGTCCAGCTGGTGATCATCGTGGCGCTCTCCGCGGCGTTCGTGGCCTCGGCCTTCTCCGGCCTGCACAAGGGCGTCAAGTGGCTGTCCACCCTGAACATCGTGCTGGCGGCGCTGCTGATGCTGTTCGTCTTCGTGCTCGGCCCGACCGTGTACGTCCTGGACAGCATCCCGGCGAGCGTCGGCGGCTACCTCGCCGACCTGCTGCCGATGGCCTCGCGGACCGGCGCGTTCACCGACGCGGACTGGCTGGGCGTCTGGACGGTCTTCTACTGGGCGTGGTGGCTGTCCTGGGCCCCGTTCGTCGGCACGTTCATCGCCCGGATCTCGCACGGGCGGACCGTACGGGAGTTCCTGATCGGCGTCCTGCTGGTGCCCAGCGGCGCGACCATGGTCTGGTTCTGCGTGCTGGGCGGCAGCGCGATCCGGCTGGACGCCGGCGGCGTGGCCGACCTGGCGCAGCACGCCAAGGACGCGGAGGCGTCGCTGTTCGGCATGCTGGACGCGCTGCCGGCCGGGGCGGTGACCTCGTGGGTGGCGATGATCCTGGTGATGACGTACTTCATCACCAGCGCCGACTCCGCGTCCCTGGTGATGGGGTCGCTGACCAGCCGGGGCGCGCTGCACCCGCGCACCTGGCTGGTGGTCACCTGGGGCGTCCTGATGGCCGCGGTCGCCGCGGTGCTGCTGGTGGCGGGCGGGCTCGGCGCGCTCCAGACGGCGACGATCCTGGTCGCGCTGCCGTTCGTGTTCGTGATGCTGGCGCTGTGCTGGGCACTGCTGAAGGAACTGCGCGAGGACCCGGGCGCCGGGCCCGCCCGGCACCCCGCGCTGCACGGCCTGCGGGACGCGGTGCGCACCATCGTCGGCGAGGAGATCACCGACCGCGGCCGCACCCGCCACCCGCGGCTGCGCCGGGCCGCCGACGCCAAGCGGTCCGGCGAGGACACGGATCCGCCGGGTCCGTAG